A region of the Echeneis naucrates chromosome 22, fEcheNa1.1, whole genome shotgun sequence genome:
ttcccagaAGATCTGCTGATCTGAAGATGGGAATTCAAAGAACGCTCGCCATGGTTGGATGTCAGTAAACAGGAGACCATGGATGGAGATAACATGCTGAACACCACTGTAAATAACAGCACAGCGGATATCCAGCTAGTGACACACAGTCTCTGGGAGGTGATCACCATTGCCACTGTGTCAGCTATAGTCAGTCTCATCACGATTGTGGGTAATGTTCTGGTAATGCTGTCCTTTAAAGTCAACAGCCAACTAAAGACAGTGAACAATTACTACCTGCTGAGTCTGGCAGCTGCAGACCTCATCATAGGTGTTTTCTCCATGAATCTCTATACTTCTTACATACTGATGGGCTACTGGGCCTTGGGAAATCTTGCCTGTGACCTTTGGTTGGCAGTAGACTATGTAGCCAGCAATGCTTCAGTCATGAACTTGTTGGTGATAAGTTTTGACAGATATTTCTCCATCACCAGGCCTCTGACCTACAGGGCCAAGCGAACTCCCAAACGAGCTGGGATTATGATAGGTTTAGCGTGGCTGGTGTCGCTTATTCTGTGGGCTCCACCAATACTCTGCTGGCAATACTTTGTAGGAAAGCGAACTGTCCCCGAGAGACAATGCCAGATCCAGTTTTTCTCTGAGCCTGTAATAACCTTCGGGACAGCAATTGCAGCATTTTATATCCCTGTGTCAGTCATGACAATCCTCTACTGTCGGATCTacaaggagacagagaaaaggacCAAAGATCTGGCTGAGCTTCAGGGGATTAACTATGCCACAGACTCTGGGGTCAGCCCGCCTCAGAAGACCATTATCAGATCCTGCTTTAGCTGTAAACTGAGATCGGCTTCACATGACAGGAACCAGGCCTCCTGGTCATCTTCCAGCAGGAGCAATGCTGCCAGATCCGCAGCCACCACCAATGACGAGTGGTCCAAAGCTGGTCAGCTGACTACCTTCAATAGTTATGCCTCCTCAGAAGATGAGGAGAGGCCTGTGTCCCCAGGAGTCTTCCAGCCCTCTTTCAGGGACCAGCCTTGTGAGACCAGAAAGAGGGGAGCTGGCGGTGAGAGTGAACAGCTAAGCAGCTATGATGAGGTCAGCTTCTTCCAGTCACCTGCAAAAAACAACTCCCAGAAAAACAGCAAGTGTGTGTCCTACAAGTTCAAACCGATGGCCAAGGACGTCCATGTGGAACACCAGAGCAAAAATGGAGACACTAAAATGGCCTCATCGACATTTTCCTCTGCCGAATCCATGAGTGTTCCATCCACCTCCTCGACATCTAAACCCATCGATGCCACACTGAAGAACCAGATCaccaagaggaagaggatggtgtTGATCAAGGAGAGGAAGGCGGCTCAAACCCTCAGTGCTATCCTGCTGGCCTTCATCCTGACATGGACGCCGTATAATATAATGGTGCTGATCTCCACCTTCTGCTCAGACTGCATCCCTCGCTCCCTCTGGCATCTGGGCTACTGGCTGTGTTATGTCAACAGCACCGTTAATCCCATGTGCTATGCCCTGTGTAACAAGACTTTTCAGAAGACATTCCGCATGCTCTTACTCTgtcagtggaaaaagaaaaggattgaGGAGAAACTGTACTGGTATGGACAAAACCCAGCAATCAGCTCCAAACTAAcataaacagttttttgtttgtttagttttttttttaaagatgactGTATGTGGCTATATATGGCTGAAAATCATGTTTGTATTGATAATCTTGGCTTTATGAATCTCTACACATTAGGGGAAAATTGGTATAAAAATGCCGATGCAATTGATCAATGGAGATATTATAATGTATGATACATACTGCTCAAACTACTGATACTCCTGATAAGATTTTTCTTAAGTACCACAATTATTGAGGCACACTGTACATAGATTGTAAGGTATTAAAGCCTTCAAGTAGTTCCCCAAAAATTGACACCTAAAATGTCGTTTCATGTTTTGCTGCATTTGTATTCAACATGCTCTGTGAGTTAGTAGGAGACCATAACAAAACTGTTCAGTCAACACATAttggtttaaatgttaaaattgcCAGTTCCCCCACATAAGCtttacacacaaaatacaaGATGTTTGATATTGTTCGTGATGTATTTGTAATGAGGATGCACATGTTGGAATTACTACTTTATTTTAAAGGGCTCCTAAGTGTCGTCCTGATGTCGGAATCTGCTCGCTAGGTCAAGATTGTAACTTGATAATCAAAGCTTTTTCACGTGTGCCATTGTAATTTATATGAAGACTGAGTACAGATTCTAATTCATAGTTTTCACTTCACATTCTGCATtttctataaataaaataaaaacgtttTAAGAAACACTAAATTCAATCCCACTAGTCTACTCAATGACTTGGTCATTTTACTCAAACTACATGACAAActtgtgtttacatttaaaaatggtATGGAGAATTTAACAGCGCACCGGTTTATTATGCTTCATTCTCAGGATCTTTTCGTTTCCTTTGAGAGCTGAAAAACAGTATTTATCCTCTCCAAACTATTGTAGCTAAATCAATATTACATCATCATATTGTCATTGTATTTCTAGCAAACCTGTAATGTTCTGTGGCAAAAAAGAtattgcagtttgtttgtgaaatgttcCTTTCTGTAAGCATTTAATGGAAGATAAgatgcaaaaaaatattttacacgTGTCACAAGAAAAATGTCATGACACGCTTTTGTATCTGTGATAAACCAGAAATCTGCTCTTGTAATTTGGGAAATGAAAGACGCTTTTCTTCATGTGTTGGAAACAAAACTAGAGCTTAAACCATAATCCATTTTTATAATGTGTTTCAAGTattgtttttccctcttcaaTGTTTTGTTGTCCATGTCCATGcatttctgaataaaatgtgGTGAATCGCGCCAACTGTCATGTTTGTACAAAATGCGAAAAGAAATTTGTGTCTTTATAGCTCGTCCCTCTGGCAGTCTTTTGTTTGAATCAGTTTAACTCTGTCTGTGGGTCTCACCATCATCCATGCGTACTTGCACAGTCGTTCCTTGTTGCAGTCCTTTTGCCAATAGATAACATTCCTGCGATTTAGATTGGCGCCAGCGCAGGCATCATACCACCACCCTCCTCCAGGCACCCCCTGAAACTCCAGCTTTGCACAGTTTTGGAAGTAGTTGTCATTATCTCTGTCTTTGGTAGTGAATTTCTGGTTGTCATGCAGGTAGTTCTCTGTGTCCATGGTCAGTGCATCTGCAGTAGTTCCCTGGAACAGTCCCAGTCTTAGTCTGTATGATGATGCTTCATCCTCCACTAGAAAGGGGTCATATTCTCCCATCTTGGTGACGGCATCAGGATCCACTAGTTTTATTCCAAGTTTATAGTACGCGGGACCACGAGTGAGCTGATGAAGGTATTCATTACCAAGCCAGTGGTCCCCAGTTACCTCCCCGAAGCCATACTTGTACTCAGCCCACGTACGATCAAAGTCCACGCTGCTATTAACAGTGATGTGCTGCACAACAGTCCATCCTCCCTCATGCATGGCACAGTAGACAACAATAGGGGATTCAGCTGGTTGGATCAGGTACACTCCGTCCCTGGCCTGGCCAGAGGAGGTCATCAGCATGTCATAGCAGTCCCTGGGTAACACTGTGGGGTGAATAGACACAGCTGTGAATTCATGAAGAGGAACTCAGTCAAGGTTTTTAGATgctatttgttttaatgtgtgttatGGGGTGGTGGTCCTTTCATCCGATTTAAACCTTCATGATACCGTGTGATGTCTCTGCTTTCCTTCTGACGCATTTAAGTACATTGCACTTACTCAGTATGCTAGATTAGATGGCCTTGATTCACTTCACAAAACAAGTATatttatcagtttatttttatctagATTACATCTATGATTATAAATTGATCATGTCTATTGCTTAATATTTTGGGAAACATTATTTAATATGTGGGCAACAATTAATACCTCTCTGCTAAAAGCTATTGCAAAGAGATGGTAAAGATGGGAAGTACAAAAAACCTCAAGCTTGAATCagtccaaattaaaaaaaaaaaaaataaaatctgtcaaGTGCCACCTCTGAAGCTCatcaatgaaaacaacaaaacaaaactgtggaacaaatgtaaatatttctaTATGCTGTTTCGGGTTTCCCAGACTACCTCTGGGCCAGGTCAAAAGTGGCTAACAACCCATTGTTATTTGTTTCTctaattttatgtatttaacaGAAATGATCTATGCTCAGCTAAGCTAATCAGGTGCTGGATCCTGCCCCATACAGATGAGAATGGTATCTTGCTTCCTTGTTCATTCTAGCAGTACCGTCACTGTTTCTCAATGTCTTCCAGGTAAAACCTTGATCAGTTACCATTGTCTAACAAACTGTCTTACTAAAGTACACAAATCACCTCAAAATCAGTCACTAGGTAGTTTGGATCTCCGGCTGGAATCTGACCCAGACCAAAATAATCCACTCAGATAGTAAGAGATGAAATGTGTGATCTCAGGCCTTTTCAAACAAGATGGCTGCACTTCTCTGGAAATTCAGCAAAAAGACAAGTcaaactgaaagtgaaaaacGCACAAACAAATACCTCTCATTCCACGGTTCAGGACCAAGTTATGCTCATGTAGGGGGAGCAGATTCAGGTTCCCAGCTGGGAGATTCTCCATGTGAACTCCAGCAACACTGAGCAGCAACAAGGCCACTGCTGGCAGCTGGCATTTCAAACACT
Encoded here:
- the LOC115035709 gene encoding fibrinogen-like protein 1-like protein, yielding MKCLKCQLPAVALLLLSVAGVHMENLPAGNLNLLPLHEHNLVLNRGMRVLPRDCYDMLMTSSGQARDGVYLIQPAESPIVVYCAMHEGGWTVVQHITVNSSVDFDRTWAEYKYGFGEVTGDHWLGNEYLHQLTRGPAYYKLGIKLVDPDAVTKMGEYDPFLVEDEASSYRLRLGLFQGTTADALTMDTENYLHDNQKFTTKDRDNDNYFQNCAKLEFQGVPGGGWWYDACAGANLNRRNVIYWQKDCNKERLCKYAWMMVRPTDRVKLIQTKDCQRDEL
- the LOC115035708 gene encoding muscarinic acetylcholine receptor M5-like: MDGDNMLNTTVNNSTADIQLVTHSLWEVITIATVSAIVSLITIVGNVLVMLSFKVNSQLKTVNNYYLLSLAAADLIIGVFSMNLYTSYILMGYWALGNLACDLWLAVDYVASNASVMNLLVISFDRYFSITRPLTYRAKRTPKRAGIMIGLAWLVSLILWAPPILCWQYFVGKRTVPERQCQIQFFSEPVITFGTAIAAFYIPVSVMTILYCRIYKETEKRTKDLAELQGINYATDSGVSPPQKTIIRSCFSCKLRSASHDRNQASWSSSSRSNAARSAATTNDEWSKAGQLTTFNSYASSEDEERPVSPGVFQPSFRDQPCETRKRGAGGESEQLSSYDEVSFFQSPAKNNSQKNSKCVSYKFKPMAKDVHVEHQSKNGDTKMASSTFSSAESMSVPSTSSTSKPIDATLKNQITKRKRMVLIKERKAAQTLSAILLAFILTWTPYNIMVLISTFCSDCIPRSLWHLGYWLCYVNSTVNPMCYALCNKTFQKTFRMLLLCQWKKKRIEEKLYWYGQNPAISSKLT